In a single window of the Methanobacterium alcaliphilum genome:
- the aksF gene encoding homoisocitrate dehydrogenase, whose product MIKITVIKGDGVGKEVMDATLLVLNHLNLDVEYIFASAGNECFQKYGTTIPEETIDIAKNTDATLFGAVTTVPGQKSAIITLRKELDLFANVRPVKSLPGSNSLFNNLDFVIIRENTEGLYAGLEEYTKEGAQATRVITKKATERIFKFAFEYAQENSRKKVTAIHKANVLKKTDGLFKDTFYQIAGSFPKINNEDFYVDAAAMYMVTKPQIFDVIVTSNLFGDILSDEGAGLVGGLGMTPSANIGHQNGLFEPVHGSAPDIAGKGIANPTAMLLSAVMMLDNLGEKESSLKLENAVFNVLKKSKCLTPDLGGKSKTIEMAKEVIKNL is encoded by the coding sequence ATGATAAAAATCACAGTAATTAAAGGAGATGGAGTCGGTAAAGAAGTCATGGATGCGACTCTTTTAGTTTTAAATCATTTAAATCTAGATGTAGAGTATATATTTGCTTCAGCTGGAAATGAGTGCTTCCAAAAATATGGGACCACTATCCCCGAAGAAACAATTGACATTGCTAAAAATACTGACGCAACACTTTTTGGAGCAGTTACTACAGTGCCTGGGCAAAAAAGTGCTATTATTACTCTTAGAAAAGAACTGGATCTTTTTGCTAATGTGAGGCCGGTTAAATCACTTCCCGGAAGCAATTCTCTGTTTAATAACCTTGATTTTGTTATTATTCGTGAGAATACTGAAGGATTATATGCTGGTTTAGAAGAGTATACAAAAGAAGGGGCTCAGGCCACCCGTGTTATCACAAAAAAAGCTACAGAAAGGATTTTTAAGTTTGCATTTGAATATGCACAGGAAAATTCGCGAAAAAAGGTTACAGCTATTCATAAAGCCAATGTCCTTAAAAAAACAGATGGCCTTTTTAAAGATACTTTTTATCAAATAGCAGGTAGCTTTCCTAAGATAAATAATGAAGATTTTTATGTAGATGCCGCTGCAATGTACATGGTAACAAAACCTCAAATATTTGATGTGATTGTCACTTCAAATCTTTTCGGTGATATACTATCTGATGAAGGTGCTGGACTTGTGGGTGGTTTGGGAATGACTCCTTCTGCTAATATTGGCCATCAGAATGGATTATTTGAACCAGTTCATGGATCTGCACCAGATATAGCTGGTAAAGGAATTGCCAATCCTACAGCAATGTTATTATCTGCAGTAATGATGTTAGATAATTTGGGTGAAAAAGAATCTTCGTTAAAATTAGAAAATGCTGTTTTCAATGTTTTAAAAAAATCCAAATGTTTAACTCCTGATTTAGGGGGTAAATCCAAAACCATAGAGATGGCAAAAGAAGTAATAAAAAATTTATAA
- the argB gene encoding acetylglutamate kinase, translating to MKTVNILVEALPYIKKFHKKKIMIKYGGHAMIDESAMESTARDTVLLKYVGMDPVVVHGGGPEISRSMNKMGKEPQFIEGLRITDEETMEIVKMVLVGKINTTIVSKICLHGGKGIGLSGKDSQLLMARKKAPHIIKNHTTGEEKHVDLGLVGEIESVNPEIIDMLTTNNYIPIISPIGIAENSNTLNLNADTVAGEIASKIDAEKLIILTDVPGILEDPKDPDTLIKKIKIDEISDLVKSGIIKDGMLPKTLTCIQAIQDGVSSAHIIDGRVKHSILLEIFTKKGIGTMITK from the coding sequence ATGAAAACCGTTAATATTCTCGTAGAAGCCCTTCCTTACATCAAAAAATTCCATAAAAAGAAAATTATGATTAAATATGGGGGCCATGCCATGATTGATGAAAGTGCCATGGAATCCACTGCACGTGACACCGTTCTTTTAAAATATGTAGGTATGGATCCTGTTGTAGTCCATGGAGGGGGACCAGAAATTTCCAGATCTATGAACAAAATGGGTAAAGAACCTCAATTCATTGAAGGACTCCGTATCACTGATGAAGAAACAATGGAAATTGTAAAAATGGTATTGGTCGGGAAAATAAATACTACTATTGTTTCAAAAATTTGTTTACATGGTGGAAAAGGAATCGGTCTTTCAGGCAAAGACAGCCAACTTTTAATGGCTAGAAAAAAAGCTCCCCATATCATCAAAAACCATACCACTGGTGAGGAGAAACATGTGGATTTGGGATTAGTTGGAGAAATAGAATCTGTGAATCCAGAAATTATTGATATGCTCACAACAAATAATTACATCCCAATAATATCACCTATAGGTATTGCTGAGAATTCCAACACACTTAATTTAAATGCAGACACCGTTGCTGGAGAAATCGCATCTAAAATTGATGCAGAGAAATTAATTATATTAACTGATGTTCCTGGAATATTAGAAGACCCTAAAGATCCGGACACATTGATTAAAAAAATTAAAATTGACGAAATCAGCGATCTTGTAAAAAGCGGCATAATTAAAGATGGTATGCTTCCCAAAACACTGACCTGTATTCAAGCAATTCAGGACGGAGTTTCATCAGCACACATCATTGATGGTCGTGTAAAACATTCTATATTACTTGAAATTTTCACTAAAAAAGGAATAGGGACTATGATTACTAAATAA
- the argJ gene encoding bifunctional ornithine acetyltransferase/N-acetylglutamate synthase translates to MKIIEGGICAVEQVKASGVRKGKYGLGIILNPNSNAAGVFTSNKVVAAPVKLTKKALINGTLSAVVVNSGNANCFTGAQGVADAKEMSKKVATHLKIDYDDVGVGSTGVIGREMPMETINNLIDHAIDPLENSAQASKNAAKAIMTTDTFFKEFAVETKLTDGSNVKIGGIAKGSGMIAPNMGTMLCFITSDVKASPQELQESLQKAVNQSFNMVVVDGDESTNDMVVIMANGKSGKIDVNFQKALDFLCQELAKMMARDGEGATKFMEVEIKNARSNEDAQNAAKSVVKSPLVKTALFGGDPNWGRIVAAVGYSGAEMKEDKISVTLQSPNENVTIVYNGIVKAFENTEELKIAENIMKQKEIKIIVDLSLDKYSATAYGCDLSYDYVKINAEYTT, encoded by the coding sequence ATGAAAATAATTGAAGGCGGGATATGTGCTGTTGAACAAGTCAAAGCTTCAGGTGTTAGAAAAGGAAAATATGGGCTTGGAATAATATTAAACCCCAACAGTAATGCTGCAGGCGTTTTCACATCAAACAAAGTTGTGGCCGCTCCAGTTAAACTTACAAAAAAAGCTTTAATTAATGGAACTCTCTCTGCAGTTGTAGTAAATAGTGGGAATGCCAACTGTTTTACAGGGGCTCAGGGGGTTGCCGATGCCAAAGAAATGTCCAAAAAAGTTGCAACTCATTTAAAAATTGATTATGATGATGTAGGGGTAGGTTCTACAGGAGTTATTGGTCGAGAAATGCCTATGGAAACCATAAACAATCTTATTGACCATGCCATTGATCCTCTTGAAAATTCAGCGCAAGCCTCAAAAAATGCTGCAAAAGCAATAATGACGACGGATACTTTTTTTAAAGAGTTTGCAGTAGAAACAAAACTAACTGATGGAAGTAATGTTAAAATTGGGGGTATTGCTAAAGGTTCTGGAATGATTGCACCTAATATGGGAACTATGTTATGTTTCATTACAAGTGATGTTAAAGCCAGCCCCCAAGAATTACAAGAATCCCTTCAAAAAGCAGTGAATCAAAGTTTTAATATGGTTGTAGTGGATGGAGATGAAAGTACTAATGACATGGTTGTAATCATGGCTAATGGTAAATCTGGAAAAATTGATGTGAATTTTCAAAAAGCCTTAGATTTTTTATGCCAAGAACTAGCAAAAATGATGGCCCGTGATGGTGAAGGGGCTACAAAGTTCATGGAAGTTGAAATTAAAAATGCCCGATCCAATGAAGATGCTCAAAATGCAGCTAAATCAGTAGTAAAATCACCTTTAGTTAAAACAGCTTTATTTGGTGGAGATCCTAATTGGGGGCGCATAGTAGCTGCAGTTGGATATTCTGGTGCTGAAATGAAAGAAGATAAGATTAGCGTGACGCTTCAATCACCTAATGAAAATGTGACCATCGTATATAATGGAATAGTGAAAGCTTTCGAAAATACTGAAGAACTTAAAATTGCAGAAAACATAATGAAACAAAAAGAAATAAAAATTATTGTGGACCTTTCTTTAGATAAATATTCTGCCACAGCTTATGGCTGTGATCTGAGTTATGATTATGTAAAAATTAATGCAGAATATACCACATAA
- a CDS encoding NYN domain-containing protein: MKVIIDASNVAHHGKGKDEKPRLKNILNSVQALKDLGYEPVIIADASLRHEIDEKEAFNKFLQEGEFHQVPSGTNADHYILKLAEEDDAKILSNDIFREFFDEFQDINSRRIPYSLKDGEIFIGSSSKPKKIKNILQKIASQTLSEFEKKNMDSYRVKRGKKISGIAIAKEAIDRITKSKEEGIEPKLEGLFMKIPLFEKVMNMVEEAERTSDFIIFVLVHPKDYKDAVKNAGNIAVTVGDRLKLDHAPLVAVRNDLFTKPGSFELNIIYSDEVVEESPYNVNITINDHDYSFVKKNSRNIASTIAARLGTWKFPIVSVKPSMLMEKAGQYDVTLEKGGND; encoded by the coding sequence TTGAAAGTAATCATAGATGCATCTAATGTTGCCCATCACGGGAAAGGAAAGGATGAAAAACCTCGCTTAAAGAATATTTTAAATTCAGTACAGGCCTTAAAAGATTTGGGTTATGAACCAGTTATTATAGCTGATGCATCATTACGCCATGAAATCGATGAAAAAGAGGCTTTCAACAAATTTTTACAGGAAGGAGAGTTTCATCAAGTGCCTTCTGGAACTAACGCAGATCATTACATATTAAAACTTGCAGAAGAAGATGATGCGAAAATATTATCAAATGATATTTTTAGAGAATTTTTTGATGAATTTCAGGATATTAATAGTAGGAGAATACCTTACTCCCTGAAAGATGGAGAAATATTCATTGGTAGTTCGTCAAAACCTAAAAAAATAAAGAATATCTTGCAAAAAATCGCTTCTCAAACTTTATCAGAATTTGAAAAGAAAAATATGGATTCTTATCGTGTCAAAAGAGGTAAAAAAATTAGTGGAATCGCTATTGCTAAAGAAGCCATAGACAGAATCACTAAAAGTAAAGAAGAAGGTATTGAACCTAAATTAGAAGGCCTCTTTATGAAAATTCCTCTTTTTGAAAAAGTAATGAACATGGTTGAAGAAGCAGAACGAACCAGCGACTTTATTATTTTTGTTTTAGTTCATCCTAAAGATTATAAGGATGCTGTAAAAAACGCAGGAAATATTGCAGTAACTGTAGGAGATCGACTTAAATTAGATCATGCTCCATTGGTAGCTGTTAGAAATGATCTTTTTACTAAACCCGGCAGCTTTGAGCTTAATATCATATATTCCGATGAAGTAGTAGAAGAATCACCATATAATGTTAATATTACAATTAATGATCATGACTACTCTTTTGTAAAAAAGAACTCCCGAAACATTGCCAGTACCATAGCTGCCCGGTTGGGAACATGGAAATTTCCAATAGTATCTGTAAAACCTAGTATGTTAATGGAAAAAGCCGGACAATATGATGTAACGCTAGAAAAGGGAGGAAATGATTAA
- a CDS encoding metallophosphoesterase family protein, with the protein MALLVHLSDLHVGAMNFHAEILLKAIGQINDLNPDLTIVTGDLTENGYYLEFLKASQYLEKIESPLMVVPGNHDSRHVGNETFEEVLKHRHGTIENDTKTLKVIGLDSSEPDLDYGKVGRSQQIWMEKELQKAYNEKQYKVIALHHHIIPVPKTGRERNVLADAGDVLFSLINNKTDLVISGHKHVPHVWKLENTIFVTAGTVSSLKLRGKDLNSFNIYNIKEDCIEINLRQVQGKKYLLAKYENTCRN; encoded by the coding sequence ATGGCATTACTGGTTCATTTGTCTGATCTTCATGTGGGAGCCATGAATTTCCACGCAGAAATTCTTTTAAAAGCCATAGGTCAGATAAATGATTTAAATCCAGATTTAACTATAGTTACTGGTGATTTAACAGAAAATGGATATTATCTTGAATTTTTAAAGGCATCACAATATTTAGAAAAGATTGAAAGTCCATTAATGGTGGTGCCAGGTAACCACGATTCACGGCATGTTGGTAATGAAACTTTTGAAGAAGTTCTTAAACATAGACATGGCACCATTGAAAATGACACTAAAACTTTGAAGGTTATAGGTTTAGACAGTAGCGAACCAGACCTTGATTATGGTAAAGTTGGTAGATCACAACAGATATGGATGGAAAAAGAGCTTCAAAAAGCTTATAATGAAAAACAGTACAAAGTTATTGCTCTTCATCATCATATCATCCCCGTGCCTAAAACTGGGCGCGAAAGGAATGTTCTAGCAGATGCCGGCGATGTTTTATTTTCATTAATTAATAATAAAACAGATCTTGTAATTTCAGGACATAAACATGTCCCACATGTTTGGAAACTTGAAAATACCATATTTGTAACTGCAGGAACTGTATCATCACTTAAGTTAAGAGGAAAAGATCTTAACTCATTCAATATATATAATATTAAAGAAGATTGTATAGAAATTAATTTAAGGCAGGTTCAAGGTAAAAAATATTTGCTGGCAAAATATGAAAACACTTGTCGTAATTAA
- a CDS encoding nascent polypeptide-associated complex protein has product MIPGMGMNPKQLKQMQRSMKQMGMDMKEVRGATEVIIKLKNKEIIIKNPKVNIMDFMGQQTYQITGKAKEKAIEAELIIPKDDIELVATQTGATSEEAENALKETEGDLAEAIMRLS; this is encoded by the coding sequence ATGATACCAGGTATGGGTATGAATCCTAAACAGTTAAAACAGATGCAGAGAAGTATGAAACAAATGGGCATGGACATGAAAGAAGTTCGTGGTGCTACAGAAGTCATAATCAAATTAAAAAATAAAGAAATTATTATTAAAAACCCAAAAGTCAATATAATGGATTTTATGGGTCAACAAACCTATCAGATTACTGGAAAAGCAAAAGAAAAAGCCATTGAAGCCGAATTAATCATCCCTAAAGATGATATTGAACTAGTTGCAACACAAACCGGCGCAACCTCTGAAGAAGCAGAAAATGCTCTTAAAGAAACTGAAGGAGATTTAGCTGAAGCAATTATGAGGTTGAGTTAA
- the tgtA gene encoding tRNA guanosine(15) transglycosylase TgtA has protein sequence MFEIKLKDNLGRTGILKTKHGVIKTPALMPVIHPGKQSIDVKSLGAEIVITNAYIIYKNEELREKASKKGVHELINFDGPVMTDSGSFQLSEYGDIDIGNKEVIEFQELIGSDIGTSLDIPTPPYVSHGRAERDLEITLKRAKESLKYKKNIMLNSVVQGSTFTDLRARCAEELGKMDFELHPIGAVVPLMENYQYKDLVDVVISSVSHLPESRPRHLMGAGHPMIFALAVAMGCDLFDSAAYILYAEDDRFLSVRGTYKLENLVEMPCSCPICIKYTPDDLRKMEKSERKILIAQHNLYVSFAEIRSIKQAIAEGSLMELVETRCRSHPRLLEAYRQLGNYAEIIEKYHPASKKSAFFYSGPESLNRVEVYRHMQKIQKMPKKSRLLLLSSTRKPYHKYLSSEMGDFFSEGSSKKSGMDDTDIMVADVPFGLIPLELDEVYPLAQNEAPGIIDKDAKEFVKSIIENTYNEYEEVIVHADLDKKYQLGLFSEYILPDNFKIKIDELKKIKSVANYQFGPGAGEGLFEGDVQIVKSKKTGKIRHIYIKDNLIATMRASDGLFVLSKEGAIRLHEKMEYPINRVVVNADSEPFAREGKSIFAKFIIDCDKNIKANDEVLIVNDKDELLAFGKSLLSSYEINDFKTGQAIKTRKGGI, from the coding sequence ATGTTCGAAATCAAATTAAAAGATAATTTAGGAAGAACCGGAATTCTAAAAACTAAACACGGCGTAATCAAAACACCCGCATTAATGCCTGTTATTCATCCCGGCAAACAATCAATTGATGTTAAAAGTTTAGGTGCTGAAATTGTTATCACCAATGCTTATATAATTTATAAAAATGAAGAATTGCGAGAAAAAGCTTCTAAAAAAGGTGTTCATGAATTAATAAATTTTGATGGGCCTGTGATGACAGATTCTGGTTCATTCCAGCTTTCAGAATATGGAGATATAGATATTGGAAATAAAGAAGTAATTGAATTTCAAGAATTAATTGGATCAGATATTGGAACTTCACTGGATATACCAACTCCCCCTTATGTTAGCCATGGAAGAGCTGAGCGAGACTTAGAAATAACATTGAAAAGGGCAAAGGAATCTTTAAAATATAAAAAAAATATTATGCTAAATTCAGTTGTTCAAGGATCGACTTTTACAGATTTAAGGGCTAGATGCGCGGAAGAACTTGGAAAAATGGATTTTGAACTTCATCCTATTGGAGCAGTAGTTCCCTTGATGGAAAATTACCAATATAAAGATTTAGTGGATGTAGTAATATCCTCTGTTTCTCATTTGCCAGAATCTAGACCTCGTCATCTGATGGGTGCAGGCCATCCTATGATTTTTGCACTGGCAGTTGCAATGGGCTGTGACCTATTTGATTCTGCAGCTTATATTCTTTATGCAGAAGACGATCGCTTTTTATCAGTAAGGGGGACATATAAACTGGAAAATCTTGTTGAGATGCCCTGTTCATGCCCTATTTGTATAAAATACACACCAGATGATCTAAGAAAAATGGAAAAAAGCGAAAGAAAAATTTTAATTGCTCAACATAATTTATATGTAAGTTTTGCTGAAATACGGAGTATAAAACAAGCCATTGCTGAAGGAAGTTTAATGGAGTTGGTCGAAACCCGTTGTAGATCTCATCCACGTCTTTTAGAAGCTTATCGGCAACTTGGAAATTATGCGGAAATCATTGAAAAATATCATCCTGCTTCAAAAAAATCAGCTTTCTTTTATAGTGGCCCAGAATCTTTAAATAGAGTCGAAGTGTATAGACACATGCAAAAAATACAGAAAATGCCTAAAAAAAGCAGATTATTGTTATTATCCTCAACAAGAAAGCCATATCACAAATATTTATCATCTGAAATGGGAGATTTTTTCAGCGAAGGATCTTCTAAAAAATCAGGTATGGATGATACCGATATAATGGTGGCGGATGTTCCTTTTGGTTTAATACCTTTAGAGTTGGATGAAGTATATCCTTTAGCCCAAAATGAAGCCCCTGGAATAATTGACAAAGATGCGAAAGAATTTGTAAAAAGTATCATTGAAAACACATATAATGAATACGAAGAAGTAATTGTCCACGCTGATTTAGATAAAAAATACCAATTAGGGCTATTTTCAGAGTATATATTACCCGATAATTTTAAAATAAAAATAGATGAACTTAAAAAGATAAAATCAGTAGCAAATTATCAATTTGGTCCTGGAGCCGGCGAAGGACTTTTTGAAGGAGATGTTCAAATTGTAAAAAGTAAAAAAACCGGAAAAATACGACATATTTACATTAAAGATAATTTAATTGCTACCATGAGGGCATCAGATGGTTTATTTGTTTTAAGCAAAGAGGGAGCAATAAGACTCCATGAAAAAATGGAATACCCTATAAATAGAGTTGTAGTCAATGCTGACTCTGAACCATTTGCCCGCGAAGGAAAAAGTATATTTGCTAAATTCATTATAGATTGTGATAAGAATATAAAGGCTAATGATGAAGTGCTAATAGTAAATGATAAAGATGAGCTACTGGCCTTTGGTAAGTCACTATTAAGCAGCTATGAAATAAATGATTTTAAAACAGGTCAAGCAATAAAAACTAGAAAAGGAGGTATATGA
- a CDS encoding tRNA (5-methylaminomethyl-2-thiouridine)(34)-methyltransferase MnmD, with protein sequence MTSKTSNSLTPQKKALSLVKYYFQKEIKGDCEARKMAKKEIFKYLIKTDDGSYTLKSEDINGDCEAMHTVHGAITESLEKYVKPSNLTNKKNIKVLDICSGLGYNSAALIDYLQAYTNQNIKICLDLVEISIETLACGLFVPSPVNSHDIVKKAIEEHLINNDYAKFKFEKVTIPPNINFSIFSKDAREIMVNINSNHYDAIFLDPFSPLKAPELYTVEFLSELKRIIKEDGILTTYTSAAPVRSALVKTGFHIGEGPSFGRKSGGTVASLSLKNISQNLKDNDERMIALSDAGIPFRDPHFNLVSQKILKNRDNERKEVRGKTKLSSAVKTPIFLGKDIKMDKLGRRVTRNINKLNIPDLKSKYALFLICLQSNYCICGCNQKRISNSRDRIINMSERLSEISKYS encoded by the coding sequence ATGACTTCAAAAACTTCTAATTCATTAACTCCTCAAAAAAAAGCTTTATCTCTAGTTAAATATTATTTTCAAAAAGAAATTAAAGGAGACTGTGAAGCCCGGAAAATGGCCAAAAAAGAAATTTTTAAATATTTAATCAAAACAGATGACGGATCTTACACTCTCAAATCAGAGGATATAAATGGAGATTGTGAGGCCATGCACACCGTCCATGGTGCAATTACAGAATCATTAGAAAAATATGTAAAACCTTCCAATCTAACGAATAAAAAGAATATAAAAGTTTTAGATATATGTAGTGGTTTGGGATATAATTCCGCAGCATTGATTGATTATTTACAGGCCTATACTAATCAAAATATAAAAATCTGTCTTGATTTAGTTGAAATTTCCATTGAAACCCTTGCTTGTGGATTATTTGTACCCAGTCCAGTAAATAGCCACGATATAGTTAAAAAAGCCATAGAAGAACATTTAATCAATAATGATTATGCCAAATTTAAGTTTGAAAAAGTAACAATTCCCCCAAATATAAATTTTAGTATTTTCTCCAAAGATGCCCGAGAAATTATGGTTAACATAAATTCAAACCATTATGATGCCATATTTTTAGACCCATTCAGCCCATTGAAAGCTCCTGAACTTTATACTGTAGAATTTTTAAGTGAATTAAAACGGATTATAAAAGAAGACGGAATTTTAACTACTTATACTTCTGCAGCACCGGTTAGATCTGCTCTTGTTAAAACTGGCTTCCATATAGGAGAAGGACCATCCTTTGGTAGAAAATCTGGAGGTACAGTAGCCTCTTTATCTTTAAAAAATATTTCACAAAATCTCAAAGACAATGACGAGCGGATGATTGCTTTATCTGATGCAGGTATTCCTTTTAGAGATCCACATTTTAATTTAGTCTCGCAAAAAATCTTAAAAAATCGTGATAATGAACGAAAAGAAGTTCGTGGTAAAACTAAACTATCTTCAGCTGTTAAAACTCCCATATTCCTGGGGAAAGATATAAAAATGGATAAATTAGGCCGCAGGGTAACAAGAAATATAAACAAGTTAAATATACCTGATTTAAAGTCAAAATATGCTCTTTTTTTGATTTGTTTACAATCCAACTATTGTATCTGCGGTTGCAATCAAAAAAGAATATCTAATTCTAGAGATAGGATAATTAATATGTCTGAAAGATTGTCTGAAATTTCAAAATACTCTTAA
- a CDS encoding glycosyltransferase family 4 protein yields MKICIVSDFFVPHYQGGGERRYYEIAKRMVKNGHSVDVICMKISGVVDFEEIEGINIHHIGPEIKKPPERKSSDFIKFICSVFKWILTHSYDVIDAQTYAPLFPSFIGAKIKKTPIIATIHDVSTGGDDQWIQSSKTAAIVEKILARMPYNKIITVSNETKNSLIEYYRVKEDRVCVVYNGVDIKLIDSVQIDEKYKNTIIFVGRLAPHKHVNHLIKIMKSLKKEIADVKLLIVGTGVEKDNLTVLTKNYGLQDNVKFLENLDYIELITEMKKSNMLVLPSTREGFGMVLAEANACKIPVVAYASGGVVEVVKNGINGFLVEPEDLNSLEKHVKLLLNNDFESLKLGKNGYNIVKSNFNWDNITKDILNIYTDSGDFEW; encoded by the coding sequence ATGAAAATATGTATTGTATCTGATTTTTTTGTTCCACATTATCAGGGTGGCGGTGAACGAAGATATTACGAAATTGCTAAACGGATGGTAAAGAATGGCCATAGTGTTGATGTTATTTGCATGAAGATAAGTGGTGTAGTGGATTTTGAAGAAATTGAAGGCATAAATATTCACCATATTGGACCAGAAATTAAAAAACCTCCTGAGAGAAAATCGTCAGATTTTATAAAATTCATATGCTCTGTTTTTAAGTGGATTCTGACTCATAGTTATGATGTTATTGATGCCCAAACATATGCTCCACTCTTTCCATCTTTTATAGGTGCTAAAATAAAAAAAACTCCCATTATAGCCACAATACATGATGTTAGTACTGGTGGGGATGATCAGTGGATACAATCTTCTAAAACCGCAGCTATTGTTGAGAAAATTTTGGCCAGAATGCCTTATAATAAAATAATCACTGTGAGTAATGAAACTAAAAATTCTCTGATTGAATATTATAGGGTAAAAGAAGACCGTGTTTGTGTGGTATATAATGGTGTGGATATAAAACTTATTGATTCGGTGCAAATAGATGAAAAATATAAAAATACTATAATTTTTGTAGGCCGATTAGCTCCTCATAAGCATGTGAACCATCTCATAAAAATTATGAAATCTTTAAAAAAAGAAATTGCAGATGTTAAATTATTAATTGTTGGAACCGGTGTAGAAAAAGATAATTTAACTGTTTTAACAAAAAATTATGGTCTTCAGGATAATGTAAAATTCTTAGAAAATTTGGATTACATAGAACTCATTACTGAGATGAAAAAATCTAATATGCTTGTTCTACCTTCTACTCGAGAAGGATTTGGAATGGTTCTGGCAGAGGCTAATGCATGTAAAATTCCAGTTGTTGCCTATGCATCTGGTGGGGTGGTAGAAGTAGTTAAAAATGGCATCAATGGGTTTTTGGTTGAACCAGAAGATTTAAACAGCTTAGAAAAACATGTGAAATTATTATTAAATAACGATTTCGAATCGTTAAAATTAGGAAAAAATGGATATAATATTGTAAAATCAAATTTTAATTGGGATAATATTACTAAAGATATTTTAAACATTTACACTGATTCTGGAGATTTTGAATGGTAA
- a CDS encoding glycosyltransferase family 2 protein, which translates to MVKTYIVTPNYNGVKFLEKYFSSIFNQTYNNYNVIFVDNSPGDDSIGYITNNYSTEMSSGKIKLIQNPENYGFAKANNQGIEKAFEDPECEYIVCLNNDTEIKEDFLEKLVLIAEKYPKAGSIQSKMIWGQNPDLIDSVGLEYSKNGLGFNRGAYKSFKCYNTEEEILGCCAGACLYRRDALEDIKLEGEYFDEDFFAYYEDFDLALRLRWAGWSAWYCPDAIVWHYKGGTEKPLSDFTVYYNWRNYTWTIFKNLPNSFIIKNLHLIILSEISQICLNLLRRKYVIFKTKFVAYSQIRTFLNKKSKIRKEENFDELKKFFITKWRL; encoded by the coding sequence ATGGTAAAAACTTACATTGTAACTCCTAATTATAATGGAGTAAAATTTTTAGAAAAATATTTTTCCTCAATCTTTAATCAGACTTATAATAATTATAATGTAATATTTGTAGATAATTCTCCCGGTGATGATTCAATTGGGTATATTACTAATAATTATTCCACTGAGATGAGCTCAGGCAAAATAAAATTAATTCAAAATCCTGAAAACTATGGATTTGCAAAAGCAAATAACCAGGGAATAGAAAAAGCTTTTGAAGATCCAGAATGTGAGTATATTGTGTGCTTAAATAATGATACTGAAATTAAAGAAGATTTTTTGGAAAAACTAGTTTTAATAGCTGAAAAATATCCAAAAGCAGGGAGTATACAATCAAAAATGATATGGGGTCAAAACCCAGATTTAATAGACTCTGTTGGTTTAGAATATTCAAAAAATGGTCTTGGGTTCAATAGGGGAGCATATAAAAGTTTTAAATGTTATAATACTGAAGAAGAGATATTAGGGTGCTGTGCGGGGGCTTGTTTATATAGAAGAGATGCCTTAGAAGATATTAAACTTGAAGGTGAATATTTTGATGAAGACTTCTTTGCCTATTATGAAGATTTTGATCTGGCTTTGAGGTTAAGGTGGGCTGGTTGGAGTGCATGGTATTGTCCTGATGCAATTGTATGGCATTATAAAGGCGGTACTGAAAAACCTCTCAGCGATTTCACGGTTTATTATAATTGGAGGAATTATACTTGGACAATCTTTAAAAATTTACCTAATAGTTTCATTATTAAAAATTTGCATTTAATAATATTGAGTGAAATATCTCAAATATGTTTAAATTTATTGCGCAGAAAATACGTAATTTTTAAGACTAAATTTGTTGCTTATAGTCAGATAAGAACCTTCCTTAATAAAAAGAGTAAAATTCGAAAGGAAGAAAATTTTGATGAACTAAAAAAATTTTTTATTACAAAATGGAGGCTATAA